One Glycine max cultivar Williams 82 chromosome 8, Glycine_max_v4.0, whole genome shotgun sequence genomic window, TTTGGGgccaaacatatttttcaagaaattaaaattatcaaggaaaattaaaaaagaagaagagaggttTAAAATTTTGAAGGTTTGTTGTCGCTTCCTCTGCCTGTTGAGCACGTCTGGTTCTGGaaggcagaaaaaaaaaaaaaaaaaagaaactggtCAGGGTCAGACAGACAGGCACGGTTCTATAATTCTAATTCTTTATTATATGTATCTTGACTCTGAAACAACATGACAAAAGAGAAATGACGAAAAAACCCACGATACTGTCTCTCTCTGTAAGGGGCTTTCCGTTTCACACCACACTCTAGAGGTTTGATGTTTTTTAAATTGACCCTACTATTGAATTGGAAATAGATTTGATTTTGTTCCACCTTAGTTTAATGGTTAAGCCAGCAATAATATGGATTGAAAATATATGACATTTGTTTTATGCTTGAAAATATGAATtgcttttttctctctccaaatACACTAATTAATGAACAATATATGcctacatatttaaaattataatcacaAACTTGAAACTTCCTATAGTTAGCCATATCTAAAAGGAAAGAACTAGGAATTAAAGTAGCGAATAATTGCcacaaattaaatttacatgGAGAGATAATAATTTCTTGAATATCTTCCAACACTATGAGATTCTCTATATCCTTCCACTTCATAAAACAATACTGTATCTCCCTTCTTATGCTGGTAACTCTAGAAGCAGGGGAGAAGGTCTCAAGGAATAGTGTCAGAATGTGTTCCCATTTTTCTACAATCCCCAGTAGTAGGTAAGACAACAAGTCCTTCCTTTGTCACAACTCTAGAATTTtctgaatatatttttacttaggATACAGTGGATAATTGGAGTCAGAAAGTTATGATCTGGTTCATTCAAGTCTTCTTAAACACATGCTAAAGAATCCGAAGtactagtaattaaaaaaatggcaaCGTCTTTCTGATGTAATCAAACTTTTGCAACAATCAACGTGTTTAAGTCATTGCCTTTATTTGGATTTGAAATAGGCGAGACCACTATAGCCTAAAGGGAATAAAATTCTCCCTATCAAGTTTAAGTACAAAAATAAGACTCATGTTCCTAAAGAAAAAAGACTCAATCACTGCAAAGTGATTTACATGTTGGATAAACCTTGCAGCACAGTGAATTTAGCCAATCAACGTGATCAGTGATTACTGATTAGGAGAAAAGCAGCCATAAAACATAGAACAAGAGAGACACAAGTCAACAACCACCCGCTCCTTTGATCAAAAGcaacaaaaacttaaaaattccATTACAACAATGGGAACGAgtgactataaaaaaattatgatagtgAGAAACTGATTTTGCGTTTTGGAGGATGTGGGGCCCCGTTAGGAAGCAGAAAGTAAAGAAGGGCAACAAAGGAGCGTGTGAAGACAAAAGagcacaaaaaagcaaaggAAGCCTATGCCCGAAACCGAAAAGGGAATTCCATCCatcattcaaaagaaaaaaagctaaAGAATCTTTCATGGCTCCTCTCCTTCTATCATCtgtataaagaaaaatcttCACTAAGGTCTTTTCATTCATATCCAATCCAACTACAACATCGATCACATTGACACAGCAGCAGTTACATTCTGCTGTGTCCCTTATCAGCACCAAAGTACACAGCATAAAATCTATCTTATTTTCATACCATCAATGCTGCTAGGAAGCTCCATTTCCAACACCACCAAGAAGTTCTTTCAAAGGACTCTTGAGAACTACAAGTCTTGTTTCTCTCCTGGTTACCAAAAGCTTCCCAAAACACCTCAACATAATCAATTCTCTTCTTCTGTGGCTGCGCCATGTGTCTTGGACGACATGGACATTAATAACAACCCAAGTTACAAGGAATTGGAGAAGTTCTACAGTGACTTCACAGGGCAATGGGATTCAGTAAAGGAAAAGGGAAGGccaagaagaagcaagaacaaaGGCCAAGAGGTACGTAACGAAAGCTTCGTTAGCTTAAACAATGCAAGAAGCCATGATCAGATTGAGAAAAGTGAGGaatgtgacaagaacaagaacaacatTGGCCTAACCCATCATAGCGAGAAACAGAAATTGAATTATATGAAGGATAGGAAGGGAAATGGAAATCGCATGGTAGAAAAGAAGCTTAGAGAATTGGAGATGTTGGACATGAGCGATGTGGATTATGTACTGGACATTGAAGAGGTTCTTCATTACTACTCTCGACTCACTTGCCCGGTGTATCTTCAAATTGTGGATAAATTCTTCATGGAAATGTGCTCTGAGTTCTTTGGTGCTCCTTTGAGGCCTGTTGTTACACCTCGTACTCCTAGTATTAAAGTGAGGTCTTAGTCTTATATAGGCTTGCCTTTGTCTTGTTCTTGCAATGTTTCTGTCCATGGATGGTGATGGATGTTTCGgtgtttttctaaaatttaaattcgtTGTTgttcaataattatataattcgtTGATCAATCGTCAAAGGATCCATATGATATGCACTTAGATGTTAAAATTCAGAATGCATTTTGTTTGAGAAATTGCTGTACGTATTTCTTAAAGTGAAATATTGAAGACTTTTTATTAGCTCAATCTGTGGAAATGGAAGGCACTCGGGTCCCTCGAGGAAAGGCATAACAGGAAGggcttttgctttattttccgCCATTATAAAGATAGGGAGCTGATTTTTCTGCTTTTCCTTTCCGAGTTGTGTTCTTGGTGATGtcccttaaaaattatataaaattaaattacaaaattaaatattaacacaagTGAACAACACAAAAATAACCGAGAAAAGAACAGAGAAAccaatttcataaaaatagaTGCCTTTTACATCTAAACACATTAGCAGTAGGGGTCCGACCAGTTACAATGAACGTCTTTCGTCCTatgttgattttatattttcaagaatGGGTTTGAGTTGTATTTTAGGCTGTTCTGATCTGATTTTATGCgcagtattattttaaaaatatattttttaaataattttatatgtataatattttttacttaatattaatattatttattttgaaattgcattataaaatatactttaGTTGTAATAATGCacttctttaaatttattttcttggtCAGTTTACTtgcttttcaaatttcattctAATCATTCACTTTAGTTTGcatctttattttcttcttcaactgGTTATTTTTTCTCTGAGCTTCAAAGTCATTTAACATTCATGCAAAGGCAATTGTTTCCTGTTATTCCCGAATTGTTTTCTATACTTCCATTTTGCTTTGGGAATGGCCATTCCAAAAGTATTACGggaagtaaaaaaaacaattctaaaagtgtaaaaaaaagcACCCACTtgcaaatttactttttttcagAACTTTTACTGTTTATAGAGCCCGACATGTTATTGTTTAATGTTAATGCTAATAAGAACCACTAGACCATAAAAAACGTTGCTATTTGCACTTCTATTTTTTCACCCTTTACATCcctaggtttttttttaaaatacataaatcatTCTTCCCTTCACACTCCTCCCATTTTAAAAACCTTTTGCCCTTTTCTTCCTCAACTCTCATGCTCAATTTTACACCCCACCCCCATCTTCCTCATCACCCTATTGGTCTTTCATTACTCTTCCATTGCTTCTCCATGTGAGCTACTtatgaagaggaagaagatgggGTTGGATGTGTAAAGAGTGAGCTGGAGAGTGTGGGAGGAAGAaaagggaaatttttttaaaatgggaGGTTTAGAtattatgtcattttttttataaaaaaaatagaagtgtgAAGAGTGAAAAGTCCAAAGGGGGGTTATATAAGTAAGAGGGGGATGTATAAATAACAATTACCTCTAGAAAATAAAACGAGCCTTAACCCATTCAATCATACCTTGTACACTTCAATTTCGGCCCAATATGCATAAGCGCTAACGTTTTTCACTTTTTTGGACGCCGCATGACTGGCCTGAAGGTATCTGACAAGAAACATCTAAGCCCGAGAACTCATTGCCCAAGAGCACTAAGATAATGTTTGGTAGAATGTATATATAAAGTgcactatatatatgtgtgtttaaTTCTTACACTACCAAACAACCTTTAATagtaattgtattttaaaattcattattagAATGAAATTTATTGTTCTACAGATCatagttataaaatttatattaattcaaaatattttaagaagttATTGAAATTTATGAAATGGTCGTGTATATACTTTTGAAACCGTTTGATTATCAAATtattaatactaaaattttacaatattcattgaaaataaaagaggtTTTAAGTAATTCAAGGTTAAACTATTTACTTTATTCTTAAtagttgtttttatttgaagttTTAGTTTCTGTACGAAAAATTGTAAGTTTTAGCTCCTAGGTGCACATGTATGTTTACCAATGTTCTAGTTCTTGCTTGCCACTAACATCAAAGACTTTCTAGCGGTATAAAGCTGCTACAAAAACTTTCTGATggtgataaattgttataaaaagcactaaaatttatcattttcttatataaagactaaaaacttaattaaaatggaGATAACTATAGGAACCAACCGGAGAGTTTTAACCATAATACAATATATTATATCTATCAATGATATAAGAGTTAATATGAATTGGTGTTGAAACCTCTCTCAAACTAATTAATCTCAGTCGtgaaattaaatctaatgattgcaattaaatattttcgTTTTTCAGTGCTATTACAAAATATTCTCACCAGATAGATTAAAGGGAATTCTATCTCCCTCTTAAAATGGAGAGATGATTACTTACACTTGGGCCATGATGTTAATAAATGTAGCAGGAACCAACGCATGTGCTTTGGATATGGTCACATGGTTTAATTGTGAAGaatagaaggaaaaagaaatgacACACTCACTCGAGGTTGGAACAAACGTCCAATAGTCTGAGAAAGTATGACACTTTTAAGTACAGATTCAAAGGTTCTCCACTACGTAAAGTGAATCCCATTTTATCTACTATATTGATCAAGAAATGAACGGAAAGCCGGGTCAGGAATCCAAGTGACATATCAATGCCAATAATGATTTAATTAGGAAATTGTGCATATAAATGAGTGTGTTGTGTGTGCATCTGGCCTTATTCATAGGGTATAGAAGAGTCCACTGTTGGTATCCATTGACATTCCAAGAATATGGGGTCAATGTCACATGAATTCCACTTAGTTGGATGGACTCTACTCTTTCAAGCAGAGAGGTAGGGAAATGAGGAGGCCACTATATTTAGCTGCTGTCTCTGTCAAATGGAAGAGCTAAGGGGCATCTCTTTAGGAATGGAAAATCCTTCATGGACGTCTAATTACTAATTGGCATGCAtctacaaagaaaaatatacaataagTAATACGATGTCATAACTAATAGgagtaaagagagagagaataataaatgttaaagaggtgaatttttttatatgtaagaaTTGGATCCAAATATAAAgagtttataataattcacattttatttaattaattgagttaaaCCTCTTTATTTACTAAGtgtttaacatatataaatgtttatgcatctttattctttagccacatatatattattctaGCTAGTTTGTGGATACATGCTAATTACCCTCATTTCCAAATTGATCTCATTATTTGCTACTACGTACACACAGTACTAACATTAAAATATAGATGAGGCTGCATGATAAGTTTCCCTGCCTGGCTACCTTTATTATACTAGcaatgagaatcaaatgatgagAAATTTAAGACACAACGGAAGATACATTATATTGTGAGCGCTGATGGGTATTGAATGTATGATGGGGTCGACTTAATTCAAAGTTGAACTCAATTCTCAAATGTTATCTTCATTGCAGGTAATTGATTTGACAAAATCTGTCTCATTACATATAGCTAGAGCTATATAGGTTATAGACAGTGATTTTGTCATAATGTGAAAACCATGTGGCGAGAAAACTAtatgatttttcaaataaattaattaactttttactgTTGATCTAATTTAGTTTGGCGTATCAGGCACTGATTTGCTCGATCTGCAGTAgtagctagttttttttttttttttggtcatgcTCTAGTCCTtacaggtatttttttttttgttatgagtGATAATAACAATTGAAGGCTCCTCAAGGTGAGGTAGAAAGAAAGAGAGGTTTCACCAAAGTGGAAATTAATTGTAACATCTCTGGTTTGGAATCCGGAGCATGTGGAGAGAGCTTTGGTGTAATTAATGATTGAACATTACAAGTTGAAAGTGGTGGTCCATGTAAACCTACCATGACCCTCCTCAAGTGAAAGATCCAAGTGTTGATATATTTGGCAAGTACACCGCAAAAGTAACAAAGAATAGGATAGAACATCATTCTCACAAGTATTGGATTGCTATGTGTACCACTTCACAAATTCAACTAATTTAAAGTCAACAATATGATTCAAAGAAGgatgaataaattaaagaaaacaacaaaagaaaagcaaatcaaattaaatcgaATAACAAAAAAACTTACAATAACAAGTTAGGGAATAAGCATGTAATTTATTCTTATGTTATGAATTTGATTTATCATTGCTTagagtaagatttttttttttttttgtagtaagaTAACTACTATATGTATACGTATGTGCTTATAATGTAGTCATTTGTTTAATCATTTTGTGACACCTGTTTTAAGCTATTAATGTATCAATTTATTAATATCTTTTTCTCcttaattagttatatattcaaataaagaagattttattttccttaaatttttaaatcaagaTTAGATTCAAcgatatatttttacataatttttctaacaattaaataaatttttaaaaacaaaatgttttaaacaaatgtacttaattttatatttaattacatttttactaTAAAAGAACATTTTATTAAACGAACCAATCTTTTCTTCAATACAACACacgcacattttttttaaaatgttataaccgaaaagaaaaaaaagaagcaaaacgttaataatctaaataaatttatattaaaaatattggtaaattgtaatttttatgacAATAATATAGATATTCATAtgtttttatgtaaaatatttaatacatatatgataaatttttactcTACAAATAACTATTAGTAAACTTTTACGTGAATATTAATATGCTTTGaagtgaaatatttatttttgttgtatatttttactCTAAGTTATCttttatgttaacattaatttttaattaggagcaAAACAGATAGTTTGTGTCTAGctgtgttttcatgtttttttaaaataataatataatatatatatgtgaatgCATTTATAGagataaaatgaatataaaaatgtgtacaccaaaatattttattttttcttatatataattataattatatagttaaatactaatgtattttaaagtaaaatttaaatttatgtgatGAAAGTATGCAATTGTGGtaactatttattttagattgaaGGTGTATTCAATTTGATATGTTGTTATATAAAAGCAGAGATAATTCCATATAAACTCGTTCAGATATTCACTTTTAATTACACGCATTGAAACATATAGGCAGCTTACGGGACTAGCTGCAAACTGCAAAACAATACCCTAAATACGTACACATATAGTACTCGTCTCTTCTGACGAGTCGTCATGATCACGTTCACACGCACTCCACTCCAGCCTGCATGACTTGCCCTTTTCATCTACGTAATAAAGTTATCGTTTCCATCCCAACCTTCTCCTCCATTGAGAGAAtgagcaaatatatatatatgatatatctcTTCCTCTAGCCACTAGCCAGGACCGCATCGTTAATTTTCAACTTTACTTTACTTTTAcaattatggataaaaaaaggaaaacaatttCCATGATTTGAAAGGACAACCCTGCATGTCTTATGGCCTAGTTATAATATAGCCACACACAAGAAATTAACAAAGCTCGTGTCTATAATTGCAGCTTAAGCCGCCAGATCTCTAGCTATCTCAAATGAAGCAATCATTGTATGTCACATCCATGAAAGTAACCTTACGTCCCAAAGCTTCTCATTCTCAGTACGTGTCAGACTTCAATTTGTAAACCGCTATGTCCACATTCATCTCtcactttcttgttcttgtACATGATCAAACCAAATTCAGATgggcattttcttttctttaatttatatgtgtatatatatatatatatataataccatGTGCAGCGGGTGATCGAGTCTTTACTTTTTGTCCGTCCAAACTTTAATGTGTGGGTTTGTTGATGGCTAGGAAAATGCTAGAGATATAGAGATCTagagattaattaaaaaaattaaagatattgtTAAGATAAACTCTTAAGAATATAGACACGTGAGAAAGACTTTACTCACTAGGGTTAATTAGTTCAGTGATGAAAGTTTTAATAATTTGTACAAAGTTTTACATTCAAAtctcattattattatcatcataaacaaataaaatagatgttagaaagaaaaagaaataaataagttatacaTTTCTGatccaataaatatttttttaataaaactttatattcctgtactttcttaacattattttaaagaCTGGTGTAGTACttaacaaaacagaaaaaataataaaagcttTTTAACGTTTTTATAAGCAGAATGGACGACGccttatttttcatcattttcagcattttcttttaattattatcgaGTGTCTGCAGTCTGCAGATATTGTctagtaaaaattaattagacaaATTTATAGTTTCTAACTTAATACGCGAGTAAGATCTATGATCTTACATTTATGCAGTCGGCGATAAATTAGGGCTTATCTTATGGTCTTCTACAAACACATCCTCCTGATTTGAGGTGAGATCATATGTTTAAGCTTCAAATGTTTGTCTTCCTTTGCAAAATAATTAGCTACTTAAGCAACAAGAAGTAACAGCGAGTCTAATAGCCCAAATTAGTGACTCTCATTGTCAGTGGTCATGCGTTGCTTCATCTAAACTAATGGCAATGGTCCTGCAGAAAGATATAGAATACCCAATTATACGGTTATTACAATAAATCTTTTTGGACCACAAATACACATGGTCCAGATTTTTGAGCATATGTGCACCATGCATGCGTATAACTGCACTCCAGAATAGCAAAGCTAGCTAATCATTTCGTGGTTATTTTCCTGAGGTATCACGTGCAATCTGGACCATATTGTATGTAGTATTCTAGATTACTACCGTAGGGCAAATCCTTCAACGTTTTAGGTGACAATTGAGGCTCATGTAGCAGTCAATATGGTTTCAAATAACGTTCCACAATTGCAATTGCAATTAGATTCAATTATCAAGGTATTTTAATTCAATGCAACGTAATTGCATGCAATCCAAATTGCGGTCTCATTAGTAGTATTTTCCCACAATTATccacaatataaaatttttgatTCAGATGATAACCTAACCTAACCACAACCataaccacaatttaaaactaCGAGCCAATTAAAAGCTTAATTTCTCCTTTATTCCCGTGGAGGAGGactatgatgattttttttctaataatgatattaatataaaatagtcCTTAGCAaagtaataactaatttttattatatattattaatttgttgtatatataaattaatctgtcaggcttaataaaaaaaattaacctaaagtctgatctttttaattaaaaaaacctttttaaaaaatcttaacttttataataaacaaaccttttgtaagTTAAACTGTGTAGGCTCCTGACGAACTATTTGacttattttcatctttaattaCAAAGGAGATCACGTAGCCGGCCAAGTAGAAGACGAAAAAAAGTAGTTCCTGAGAAAATCATTTGAGAGTACTTCGGAACATTCAAAAGTTGGTAAAAACACATAGGCTCGATCAAAattacctttaaaaaaaatatttgtcatctataaaaaaagttgtaagCAGGGTACTACATAGGCTCAGAAactcaaaaggaaaagaaatggcAACATTATCTTAAACGTTTGCATTATCTATATTCCTCTATAAGTTATGTAGAAGTGACAAATAATGATTTGGTGAAGTGATAGCTCAAGAGAAGATCAAGCTTGGGTGTGGGTGCCAGAGGAATGAAGGGGGCGTTATTAAATGTAATGAGTACTTGATTAGTAGGCCACACCGCACACTTCTACTGGACCTGGCCTGGATTATATATACTatcagaaaaaagaagaaaaaaaaaaacttgatgctgATGTTCTTTCTGCAGGTTTGAGATTTGGGATTTTAGAGTGGTCATCACTCACAGGTGCATATTCGATCGTCTTCATACACGACCATTCTTATGTGTTCATGCACCAACACAATTCGGTCGTAATAGAACACACCAACAGTATATCTTAAAAACCCTAACCAACACTCTACGTTAATaactatatttatcattttcgaTAATAGTCAAGTCAGTTGAGCTGTTGAGGTATATCTCTTTGTAGCATGCAATAACTTCTACTAGGCAGGGACCCTCTCTTTCTTATTCAGTAATTTAATCTTCTCTGTACATAAATATCCGGGTTAAGTTGCACGAATTGTTTTTTataagcaatttttttattttatatctatagccacattttttaatttattttataaatattaattcacagtacatatttaaattagcttatttaacaaattataactaaagtattttttttttatagaaacatCCACTTATTCAATAAGCTGATAGACGATACTCATCATTGAATTCAACGTTTAAGTAAATCCATGTGCACTGGACTCCAATTTTCAACCTTGGCATCTCAATCATTTAATAAATCAAATCCATCAAAGTAAGTGTTGGCACAGGGCCAGGTTGAATCAAATTGTGGTACGTGGATATTGTGGAATTTTAAGAGCAAGAGCAAGAGCATGAGCAATGGTTGTCCGAGTTCCTAATTTCTAATGGAAAAGACATGACAATGAGGCATTGAAGATAACATACATAGGCCTAATCTCTTATTAAAAGCTGCAGAATAACGTTAATTTTTATAGATTATcctaactttattattattattattattattattattgttattattatccaCAGTGGACGAAAAATTggtcaaatttaatcatccaaCAATAGCACCAAAAAGGTCACCTTTCCAATTCAAAACTTGCCAAATTGCTTAATCTCAAAGCTTCCTTGGACACTTTTTTTTCCAACTTAAATCTGTCAAACTCAATTTCCCTTTGATATCTTGGTCGAAAACTTGAATGCTAGGCCCTAAAGATGCCCCCATGAGACACCTCATCAGCTACAAACCTCCGTCCATGTCACCACATCAATCGCCCACCACCCTCCACCGCCAAGTCTAATCACAACCCAATTGAGTTTGGTTTAGGTTTACAATCCCAAACAACTcagtaaataaaatttcttctaTATTTAGACCctccatattttaaaaattatacttgaTTATTCTATTATTTGCTTTGTTGTTTTTAACTATATCTTGCACAGTTGATACATATGAATGTAAGAAACATGTACAGTCAGTGTTATACggtgaattaataaaaaaatattttagtataatttttaagatgattttttatttaaattaataaatttatcatccataattatttataattaaataatgatataaaaaataaactatcaacacatattatttattcatctttaaaaataaaaatatataaattaagaaaaataaaattcataagttGATGGAATGATAAATTTCTCTTGCGTTCACGTTTcacatgtaaaaaataatttattttaaaaaaagttaggtTTGAGTTCTtgtgtagattttttttaaaaaaaaattagtgacgAAATTAATCTTTGATGAAATGAGTTGTAGTATATTTATAttctctgaaaaaaaaaagtgtaatgtTTGAATGAAACGTGATCTAAATATAATTACTGCTTAATTCAAGCACAAAAGATTCCGTTGCTTAATTCAAGCACAAAAGATTCCGTTGTATATCCTAAAACGCATCAAGTCCTACACACGCGTGGTATTAGCAGCTTTCCAACAGTGTTCAATATCTTCTGCCGTCCTCTTTGAATGAATAGATGCACCAAGAAGGCCACGTTTAGAGAAACCCACGGCATAGAGTCCATTTTCACCTTTCCATCCATTTGGGAAATCTTTCCTGGGCAATCCATCCTTCTCACAAAACATGTTGCTGCCCTGGTGaccaaaaatattcaaaagcccatcattatatgtttaattgtatttcatTAACGTCAATGATTACATTAAGTATATATAAGTGCCCATACTAAGCCAATTAGCCAAAAGGCCCAAACTAAATTAGCAAGGAAGCACCTTCAACCAAGTGGGTACATTGCTTTTGTAACCAGTTGCCATAATGATGACATCGAAATTCTCTGTTTTTCCATCTACAAATTCCACCTTATGCTTTGCTAGTTGTTTAATTCCGCGGCAAACCTATACATATTAGACAATATAATGTTGGaagcaataaagaaaaaagttttttttgcttcttttaaATCTCCACCTTTAAGCAAAAGgcaaatttgtttgattatgaCAAGAACCAGAATACGATGAAAAATAGTTTGGATTTGATTGGGATAGGAAGAATAATCTAACCTTAATTTTTCCACTTTTTATGTGAGCAAGTGTGCCTACATCCAAAACTGGGGTCTTGCCGCACAAGTTCTTGAGCTCTAGAGGGCCAATTTTGGGACGATTAAGTCCAAATTGAGCTGTGTCCCCGAGAATGAGATGTGACATCAGAAGTAAAAATTTGTCCACGAGACGCATGGGGAACCACTTGAGCAAGCTCATAGATAAACCAAACGTTGATTTCCCAAACATCTGCTGAGGCAAGATATGCACctacataaaaagaaaatatcacgTTTAATATTAAAGATCATAAAAGTTGCTTAATAAACTTCTAGGAAAATTAGTAACCCTCATCTTTTCATGCTTCCGGAGATTTACATAGAAAATGGTTTGATTCGATGAGAGAAAAGAACATACTATCAATATAAAAAGTTTGGATTGCTGACGTTGTTTGCGCATGCGAACTATTGAGGACCATGACAAAAACATTTTTGAgagatttttagtttaagaaaaaaacatttttaaagagTGTCTTTATTTAGAGTTAATAGTcgagttaaattttaaaaataattaaattagttttcgCA contains:
- the LOC100811016 gene encoding uncharacterized protein; translated protein: MLLGSSISNTTKKFFQRTLENYKSCFSPGYQKLPKTPQHNQFSSSVAAPCVLDDMDINNNPSYKELEKFYSDFTGQWDSVKEKGRPRRSKNKGQEVRNESFVSLNNARSHDQIEKSEECDKNKNNIGLTHHSEKQKLNYMKDRKGNGNRMVEKKLRELEMLDMSDVDYVLDIEEVLHYYSRLTCPVYLQIVDKFFMEMCSEFFGAPLRPVVTPRTPSIKVRS